Proteins encoded within one genomic window of Dasania marina DSM 21967:
- a CDS encoding ClpXP protease specificity-enhancing factor: MSKQPTPMSSSRPYMVRALYDWILENDCTPYILVNALADNVMVPTEHIKNGQIVLNVSPNAIRDLELSNEAMMFNGRFGGVPMDIYAPMSAVLGIYARENGQGMIFEMEDLDPEPEPPKDKRFKTVESSKPAAKTERAERPSLKVVK, translated from the coding sequence ATGAGCAAACAACCTACCCCCATGAGCAGTAGCCGCCCCTATATGGTTAGGGCTTTGTATGATTGGATATTAGAAAACGACTGCACGCCCTATATCCTAGTGAATGCCTTGGCTGATAATGTGATGGTACCTACCGAACATATTAAAAATGGCCAAATCGTTTTAAATGTCTCCCCCAATGCGATACGCGATTTAGAGTTGAGCAATGAGGCGATGATGTTTAACGGCCGCTTTGGTGGTGTGCCCATGGATATCTATGCGCCCATGTCGGCGGTGCTAGGTATTTATGCCAGAGAGAATGGCCAGGGTATGATTTTCGAGATGGAAGACCTAGACCCTGAGCCAGAACCCCCTAAAGACAAGCGCTTTAAAACGGTAGAAAGCTCAAAGCCGGCCGCTAAGACTGAAAGGGCGGAAAGACCTAGTTTGAAGGTTGTAAAATAG
- a CDS encoding glutathione S-transferase N-terminal domain-containing protein — MGVVAKRSSMTFYSDGECHYSHRVRIVLAEKGVTVDIVDADGDNLPAELADLNPYNSLPTMLDRDLVLYENKVMMEYLDERFPHPPLLPVYPVARGSSRQYIYRIERDWCVLVDTITQGSNQKAVEKARKELRESLIAIAPIFAEKPFFMSDDFTLVDCCMAPILWRLEALGIDIPSTKQTKPLLTYMDTLFARESFQESLSESEQEMRSAKARV, encoded by the coding sequence ATGGGTGTTGTTGCCAAACGTTCGTCAATGACCTTTTACTCAGATGGTGAATGCCATTACAGCCATCGCGTACGTATCGTGCTGGCCGAGAAAGGTGTGACAGTAGATATCGTCGATGCGGACGGTGATAACTTACCTGCCGAGTTGGCTGATTTAAATCCTTACAACAGCCTGCCGACCATGTTGGATAGAGACTTAGTGCTTTATGAAAACAAGGTGATGATGGAGTATTTGGACGAGCGTTTTCCGCATCCGCCACTACTACCTGTGTATCCGGTAGCGCGTGGCTCTAGCCGTCAATATATCTATCGTATAGAGCGTGACTGGTGTGTGTTGGTTGATACCATCACCCAAGGTAGTAACCAAAAAGCGGTAGAGAAAGCCCGTAAAGAATTGCGTGAAAGCCTTATTGCTATCGCACCGATTTTTGCGGAAAAGCCGTTTTTTATGAGTGATGATTTTACTTTGGTTGATTGCTGCATGGCACCTATTTTGTGGCGTTTGGAAGCCTTGGGTATAGATATCCCCAGCACTAAACAAACCAAGCCATTGCTAACCTATATGGATACCTTGTTTGCCCGCGAGTCCTTTCAAGAGAGTTTGTCAGAATCTGAGCAGGAAATGCGCAGTGCCAAGGCTAGGGTGTAA